Genomic window (Heliomicrobium undosum):
CGATTTTCAAGGACCAATCGACGCTGTCTATGGTTTTTACCCGTCAACGTTCTTGCGTCAACGAAGGATAGTTTATCACATTCATTGACCAGAAGTCAACTGGGTAATTCTTGTTTTTTTCGTCAGCGACAAGAAGTATCTTAGCACAGCAATGACAATTCGTCAACTGCCATTTTTTAGGTCAATCGACGGATGGATGGCTGACTCTCCACGCAAGTAGACGTTCGGAACGGCGCCGGAGATGATCGTTGTTGCGATGGGGATGCGCGTGCTGACGGGGATCTCCGATGAAACAAGGGGTATGAGGATGCGAATTGAAGCTTCTACATGGAGATAGATCATATGCTTTGTTTGATTGATCCCGGCCTCTTCGAAGGATTCCACCGGCTCCACTTTTACGTTGCCGATGGGCAGCATGCGCACATGCAACTGGGGACCCCATCCTGCCAACAGCCGGGCGCCTGTCATCTGTCCCAAGGGAATCTGGATATCCTTTTCATTCAGGTTCGATAGCGTCTGCTGCACGTCCATGGCCGTTTCTGCTGCCAGTTGATTGATGCGCAAGGTGTTCGGCTGCAGGAGGACGATGCGC
Coding sequences:
- the yunB gene encoding sporulation protein YunB, coding for MFWLRWRLRWERWTRRGSPAYWIAPVLLLLLCLFLFTLAEVNMKNTILAVAENQGKVIATEAIHESILRRIANDANFRDLIFYKTDQEGRIVLLQPNTLRINQLAAETAMDVQQTLSNLNEKDIQIPLGQMTGARLLAGWGPQLHVRMLPIGNVKVEPVESFEEAGINQTKHMIYLHVEASIRILIPLVSSEIPVSTRIPIATTIISGAVPNVYLRGESAIHPSIDLKNGS